From a single Nitrospirota bacterium genomic region:
- a CDS encoding CUAEP/CCAEP-tail radical SAM protein, whose amino-acid sequence MRQPGTILLISCYELGHQPIGIAQPMGFLEQAGFAPTGLDIAIDDLDEAALRLAHFVGISVPMHTALRLGVRVAELIRTMNPTCHICFYGLYASINTDYLLQKLADSVVGGEYELPLRSLIETLDRNQTISLLEGVSSRHQVVSPSLQRGYASTVPYPIPSRRGLPMLDRYARLEEQGAERLVGYVEASRGCLHRCLHCPIVPVYDGRFVLVPESVVLEDIRRQVQAGATHITFGDPDFLNGPGHSLSIVRAMHGEFPRLTFDFTAKIEHLLKRRALMPDLRAQGCLFVISAVESFSDSVLNLLQKGHTGADVIAALGMLREVGIALRPSLVAFTPWTSLDDYLYMLDMVETEDLIDATDPVQLSIRLLVPPGSALLNQSDIRRFLGALDQAGFQYPWTHPDERMDRLHQAVSGIVEASAKDETDAMLTFDRIRTAAHEMAGRRVEPSTRPMPARPDRPKPPRLTESWFCCAEPTTRQFKPLLTKGHGEI is encoded by the coding sequence CTGCGACAGCCCGGCACAATCCTCCTCATCTCTTGTTATGAACTCGGGCACCAACCCATCGGTATCGCTCAGCCGATGGGATTTCTCGAACAGGCCGGATTTGCGCCGACCGGGCTCGACATCGCGATTGATGACCTGGATGAAGCGGCCCTCCGGCTAGCACACTTTGTCGGCATCTCAGTGCCCATGCATACAGCGCTCCGGCTGGGCGTGCGGGTCGCCGAATTGATCCGGACGATGAATCCCACCTGCCACATCTGTTTCTACGGGCTGTATGCCTCAATCAATACGGACTATTTGCTCCAGAAACTGGCCGACTCTGTCGTGGGGGGAGAATATGAGCTTCCTCTACGGTCACTCATCGAGACACTCGATCGGAATCAGACCATCAGCCTCCTCGAAGGAGTGAGTTCTCGACACCAAGTGGTCAGCCCCTCGCTGCAGCGTGGATATGCCTCAACGGTTCCGTACCCCATCCCAAGTCGCAGAGGGCTCCCGATGTTGGACCGGTATGCCCGGCTCGAAGAGCAGGGTGCCGAACGGCTGGTCGGATACGTCGAGGCCAGCCGCGGATGTCTCCATCGCTGTCTTCATTGCCCAATCGTGCCGGTCTATGACGGACGCTTCGTGCTCGTCCCGGAATCCGTCGTCCTGGAAGACATCAGGCGCCAGGTGCAAGCAGGCGCCACCCATATCACGTTTGGCGATCCGGATTTCTTAAACGGCCCAGGGCATTCACTGAGTATCGTTCGCGCCATGCACGGAGAGTTCCCACGCCTGACGTTCGATTTCACCGCAAAAATCGAGCATCTTTTGAAGCGCCGTGCCCTGATGCCGGACTTGCGCGCGCAGGGATGCCTGTTCGTTATCTCTGCCGTGGAATCGTTTAGCGACTCTGTGCTGAATCTCCTACAGAAGGGACATACAGGCGCTGACGTGATTGCGGCACTCGGCATGCTGCGTGAAGTCGGCATCGCCCTTCGCCCCTCGCTCGTGGCCTTTACCCCCTGGACCAGCTTGGACGATTACCTCTACATGTTAGACATGGTGGAAACAGAGGACCTGATCGATGCGACCGATCCGGTACAACTGAGCATTCGCCTCTTGGTTCCTCCAGGATCGGCGCTGCTCAACCAATCTGACATTCGACGGTTTCTCGGTGCGCTCGATCAGGCCGGCTTTCAATATCCCTGGACACATCCGGACGAGCGGATGGATCGGCTGCATCAGGCGGTAAGTGGGATCGTGGAGGCCAGTGCGAAGGACGAGACAGACGCAATGCTGACCTTTGATCGCATTCGTACGGCGGCCCATGAGATGGCCGGACGTCGAGTTGAGCCCTCGACTCGTCCAATGCCTGCCAGGCCCGATCGCCCGAAACCGCCTCGTCTCACGGAGTCCTGGTTCTGCTGCGCTGAACCAACGACCCGACAATTCAAGCCGCTCCTGACAAAGGGGCATGGAGAGATCTAG
- a CDS encoding DUF169 domain-containing protein, with amino-acid sequence MQAELMTQGTKIQELLGLKQPAVAIAFRDTVPADIPQVTTPAPAGCGYWKLAAEGQTFYTEASDHYTCPVGAHTHGVELPPQVATELNGLVQTMVGMQYLTMADIPMIPRRQGAFRVALYAPVTKATFAPDLVLIRGTVRQLMLLAEAAQSAGIAGGNATMGRPTCAVIPETLQSGQTASSFGCIGNRVYTGLGDDEGYYTIPGAKLADVVDKLSIIAEANRQLEAFHRSRAGTAAPIAG; translated from the coding sequence GTGCAAGCTGAACTGATGACACAAGGCACCAAGATCCAGGAACTATTGGGGTTGAAGCAACCGGCAGTGGCAATTGCGTTTCGAGACACAGTCCCGGCGGATATTCCACAGGTCACCACCCCGGCGCCGGCAGGATGCGGCTATTGGAAGCTCGCCGCGGAAGGCCAGACCTTCTATACCGAAGCCTCGGATCACTATACCTGCCCGGTCGGTGCCCATACCCACGGGGTAGAACTCCCGCCGCAGGTCGCGACTGAGCTCAACGGACTCGTCCAGACCATGGTAGGGATGCAGTACCTCACGATGGCCGATATTCCAATGATCCCACGCCGACAGGGAGCCTTTCGCGTGGCCCTCTACGCGCCGGTGACAAAGGCAACCTTCGCCCCAGACCTGGTACTGATCCGGGGAACCGTCAGGCAACTGATGCTCCTGGCAGAGGCAGCGCAGTCCGCCGGTATCGCAGGTGGAAACGCCACCATGGGACGGCCGACCTGCGCCGTCATTCCGGAAACACTGCAATCGGGACAGACGGCCAGCAGTTTTGGCTGCATCGGCAACCGCGTCTACACTGGGCTCGGGGATGACGAAGGCTATTATACGATCCCAGGCGCAAAACTGGCCGACGTGGTAGATAAACTGTCGATCATCGCCGAGGCGAATCGGCAGTTGGAAGCCTTTCACCGAAGCCGCGCAGGAACAGCCGCCCCTATCGCCGGCTAA
- a CDS encoding ATP-grasp domain-containing protein, translating into MPRLLFLLPATTYRAEAFLEAARLVPVSVTVGMERVPEGFPIASGDVLLLDLYHPEAATHTVVEFARQHPIDAVIGVDDRTAVVAAVIAEALGLPHNSIASVTATSNKREMRERLSRQGIPVPHHRVYPLNGDPRALAKQVDYPCVLKPLILSASCGVIRANDEEEFCMAFHRVGALLTNLGWVARDEQARWILAEDFVPGCEVALEGLLTNGTLQPLALFDKPDPLDGPFFEETIYVTPSRLPAEIQQQIFDCAARTAQALGLREGPVHGEFRVNTDGVWVIEMAARAIGGRCSSMLDFASGMSLEELIIRHALRMPLPPLTRQEHATGVMMLPIPYGGKLSDVRGQTEARAIPGIVELTITAQSGDELVPLPEGTRYLGFLLARGKTPEEVEQSLRNAHRRLTVVISASPLAQNESPPPTPQSRAMRF; encoded by the coding sequence ATGCCGAGACTGCTCTTCCTTCTGCCGGCCACGACCTACCGGGCAGAGGCATTCCTCGAAGCGGCCCGCCTGGTGCCCGTCTCAGTGACCGTGGGCATGGAGCGGGTTCCCGAAGGCTTTCCGATCGCCTCTGGCGACGTCTTGCTGCTCGACCTGTATCATCCAGAAGCAGCCACACACACCGTCGTCGAATTCGCCAGACAGCACCCGATCGATGCGGTGATCGGCGTCGACGACAGAACCGCCGTCGTTGCCGCAGTTATCGCAGAAGCCCTGGGGCTCCCCCACAATTCTATTGCCTCCGTCACTGCCACCAGCAATAAGCGCGAGATGCGGGAGCGACTATCCAGGCAGGGCATTCCCGTGCCCCACCACCGCGTCTACCCCCTCAATGGTGATCCACGGGCGCTCGCAAAACAGGTTGACTATCCCTGCGTCCTGAAACCGTTGATCCTCTCCGCCAGTTGTGGGGTCATTCGTGCGAACGATGAGGAAGAGTTTTGTATGGCCTTCCACCGTGTCGGCGCACTCCTCACCAACTTGGGGTGGGTTGCGCGCGACGAGCAGGCCCGTTGGATCCTCGCCGAGGATTTTGTACCTGGATGCGAAGTGGCATTGGAGGGGTTACTCACGAACGGCACATTGCAACCGTTGGCGCTCTTCGACAAACCCGACCCGCTCGATGGCCCTTTTTTCGAAGAGACGATCTATGTGACCCCTTCGCGCCTTCCGGCTGAGATCCAGCAACAGATTTTCGACTGTGCGGCGCGAACGGCGCAGGCGTTGGGACTACGGGAAGGGCCGGTGCATGGAGAGTTTCGTGTGAATACCGACGGCGTGTGGGTTATTGAGATGGCGGCGCGGGCAATCGGTGGCCGCTGTTCCAGTATGCTGGATTTCGCCTCCGGCATGTCACTCGAAGAACTGATCATCCGTCACGCGCTGCGGATGCCGCTACCGCCTTTGACCAGACAGGAACATGCGACGGGAGTTATGATGCTTCCTATTCCATACGGTGGCAAGCTGAGCGACGTGCGGGGACAAACTGAAGCGAGAGCCATACCAGGGATTGTCGAACTGACGATCACCGCACAGTCTGGCGATGAACTCGTCCCGCTTCCTGAGGGAACGCGATATCTGGGATTTCTGCTGGCACGAGGCAAGACCCCGGAGGAGGTTGAGCAGTCGCTACGGAATGCACACCGCCGATTGACGGTCGTCATCTCGGCTTCACCGTTGGCGCAGAACGAGTCGCCGCCACCAACGCCGCAATCCCGAGCTATGCGTTTCTGA
- a CDS encoding acyltransferase produces the protein MLAGYRTGVRLYPVTLSNYSQGRDNNFNLLRIVAAFAVLVTHSFALAIGTGAAEPFRDSLGMTMGTIAVDVFFVTSGFLVTGSLLTRQNAREFLWARFLRVFPALLVMLLLTVFGLGPFLTSWPLSAYLTDAGTYGYLLKCATLVSGVWYNLPGVFMDNPFKSAVNGSLWSLPYEIRMYAIVLVVWLVCRRIQNIGDRAFSTAIVSATLAAGLFVLVRHIEGLPADQFVSLFFMFFSGAACFLLKERIALSHGCFCFCAIGLLASALVGPRLFFVVYLLTIAYSVLYLAYIPAGPVRTYNRVGDYSYGVYIYAFPVQQSVVVLIPGVSVLLLFLISACITLSLAVLSWHLIERRALAFKRCSTRWSGMSQSLCPIFRE, from the coding sequence ATGCTGGCAGGATATCGTACAGGTGTGAGGCTCTATCCGGTGACATTGTCTAACTATTCGCAAGGCCGTGACAATAATTTCAACCTGCTTCGTATCGTGGCGGCGTTTGCCGTGCTGGTTACCCACAGTTTTGCCTTGGCGATCGGGACTGGGGCTGCCGAGCCGTTCCGAGACAGTCTTGGCATGACCATGGGCACGATTGCGGTTGACGTGTTTTTCGTGACGAGCGGCTTTCTCGTCACGGGCAGCCTATTGACGAGGCAGAATGCGCGCGAATTTCTCTGGGCCAGATTCTTGAGAGTCTTTCCGGCTCTGCTGGTCATGTTGCTCCTGACCGTGTTCGGGCTCGGTCCCTTCTTGACCTCATGGCCTCTCTCCGCCTATCTCACGGATGCTGGGACCTATGGGTACTTGTTAAAATGCGCCACCCTCGTCAGCGGTGTCTGGTACAACCTGCCGGGAGTCTTTATGGACAACCCGTTCAAAAGCGCCGTCAATGGGTCTCTGTGGTCTCTGCCCTATGAGATCCGCATGTATGCCATCGTCCTGGTGGTCTGGCTGGTCTGTCGGCGAATTCAGAACATCGGCGACAGAGCATTTTCAACAGCGATTGTGTCCGCGACCCTTGCGGCAGGGCTGTTCGTGCTCGTGCGCCACATCGAGGGTCTTCCCGCCGACCAATTCGTCTCACTGTTCTTTATGTTTTTCTCCGGTGCCGCCTGCTTTCTTCTGAAAGAACGGATCGCGCTTTCTCATGGGTGTTTCTGTTTCTGTGCGATTGGACTGCTGGCATCGGCTTTGGTCGGCCCCCGCCTATTCTTTGTCGTCTATCTGCTGACCATTGCCTATTCGGTGTTGTATCTGGCCTACATTCCTGCCGGACCTGTCAGGACCTACAATCGTGTCGGCGACTATTCCTATGGCGTCTATATCTATGCCTTTCCCGTTCAGCAGTCGGTTGTAGTCTTGATTCCTGGAGTTTCGGTTTTGCTGTTGTTCCTCATCTCCGCCTGCATCACCCTCTCACTCGCGGTCCTGTCTTGGCACCTCATTGAGCGGCGGGCGCTTGCGTTCAAGAGGTGCTCCACCCGGTGGAGCGGGATGTCTCAGAGCCTCTGTCCGATCTTCCGGGAATGA
- a CDS encoding DnaJ domain-containing protein yields the protein MPEERLVNYYTLLELLPTATETEIKKAWLEQIQVWHPDRFGHAPALHRKAEARTQLINQAYQTLSDQAARANYDAKTQASASQKPATRPAPTASSSSGSYSSTPPRAQQTSRSDQGPRGPQSLIMLLSQQGQPKLMVPAIHLYVDPREFQPYDFHGFVRIAGTMRETLPVSGYAIAEVPELLCIKRIGVEELYTVFSNPSHNRTPFLRELEQVLAFPARFLVIEGMLQHRKAGGRLNQYHKIGLMDFLDALTARYGIQVIYTDTREEAEERIANLAATHYAYYFAEQQGFGRCLKEEEL from the coding sequence ATGCCGGAAGAGCGACTTGTCAACTACTACACATTGCTGGAACTGCTCCCCACCGCAACGGAGACGGAGATCAAGAAGGCATGGCTTGAACAGATCCAGGTCTGGCATCCGGATCGATTTGGCCATGCGCCGGCCTTACATCGGAAAGCGGAAGCCAGAACCCAACTGATCAACCAGGCCTATCAAACGCTCAGCGATCAGGCCGCACGCGCCAACTACGATGCCAAGACGCAAGCCTCGGCCTCCCAAAAGCCGGCAACACGCCCCGCTCCAACGGCAAGCTCCTCTTCCGGATCGTACAGCTCTACCCCACCACGCGCGCAACAGACCTCACGATCCGACCAAGGTCCACGCGGGCCACAATCACTGATCATGCTGCTGTCTCAGCAAGGTCAACCGAAACTCATGGTGCCGGCCATTCATCTCTACGTCGACCCTCGCGAGTTCCAGCCCTACGACTTTCATGGCTTCGTGCGTATCGCCGGAACCATGCGAGAGACCTTACCAGTCAGCGGCTATGCCATTGCTGAAGTCCCAGAACTGCTCTGCATCAAACGCATCGGCGTCGAAGAACTCTATACCGTCTTCTCCAACCCTTCGCACAACCGCACACCGTTTCTCCGTGAGCTCGAACAGGTCCTCGCCTTCCCAGCTCGCTTCCTCGTCATCGAAGGCATGCTCCAGCATCGCAAAGCCGGAGGGCGACTCAACCAATACCATAAGATTGGGTTGATGGATTTTCTGGACGCCCTCACCGCCAGGTATGGCATCCAGGTGATCTACACGGACACACGGGAGGAGGCGGAAGAACGTATTGCCAACCTCGCAGCCACACACTATGCTTATTATTTTGCCGAGCAGCAGGGATTCGGACGGTGCCTGAAAGAAGAAGAGCTCTAG
- the trmL gene encoding tRNA (uridine(34)/cytosine(34)/5-carboxymethylaminomethyluridine(34)-2'-O)-methyltransferase TrmL: MFDVILYQPEIPPNTGNIIRLCANTGARLHLVRPLGFTLEDKQLLRAGLDYHEFATLTVHENWADCVEQLKTCRLFAVSTKGTQQYDLVAFRAGDAFVFGPESRGLPAEILGSVVEDQRIRVPMVPGNRSLNLSNAVAVVVYEAWRQVGFGIEAKS, translated from the coding sequence ATGTTTGACGTTATTCTCTATCAACCGGAAATTCCCCCGAACACCGGTAACATCATCCGGCTCTGTGCCAATACGGGCGCGAGGCTGCATCTCGTGAGGCCGCTGGGTTTTACCCTGGAGGATAAGCAATTATTGCGAGCGGGGCTGGACTATCACGAATTTGCCACGCTTACGGTTCATGAAAACTGGGCGGACTGTGTCGAGCAATTGAAGACATGCCGCTTATTTGCGGTTTCGACCAAGGGTACGCAGCAGTATGACTTGGTTGCCTTTCGCGCCGGCGATGCCTTTGTCTTCGGTCCGGAAAGCCGCGGGCTACCGGCTGAGATTCTCGGTTCGGTTGTCGAGGATCAGCGTATCCGCGTACCGATGGTTCCAGGGAACCGGAGCCTCAACCTTTCCAATGCAGTGGCGGTCGTGGTGTACGAAGCCTGGCGGCAGGTGGGATTTGGAATCGAGGCGAAGAGCTGA